In Mytilus edulis chromosome 6, xbMytEdul2.2, whole genome shotgun sequence, the following proteins share a genomic window:
- the LOC139526880 gene encoding uncharacterized protein, which translates to MKSKGLMFLALLVFNQSVHGFLLDGPSNSAKQTTGNIQFLAETDFIQAKKLLQQNIDELRRDTDKTIAFLTSQLKNKFVLLETKLSNVEKQNATNNDCVSMEKYLALEQKLTSVQKENEQMKQGNKAVKNELLSLKNKSSTQEMKIEELQKLGTIKPLQEINALQQSVHLNTDKIHSLSMNEQARSQDFLALYNITTATGRKLTEMKTSTNNLILHLENNQTMTMNNLRQTLDNQLTSFQTSYNATIYDLHTKEISMQKQITENNERVALYALASGKSGNVIQFNNVQLSVGIKNTSAFKSTGKFVCEKEGLYLVAASVASSEYSHFCINRGNTHVVSCTEIGQHSGSAWHSGTSVTILHLHVNDNISIATSNTIEAGYWTQFTLIKIK; encoded by the exons ATGAAATCAAAAGGGTTAATGTTTCTTGCTCTTCTCGTATTTAACCAAAGTGTGCATGGCTTCCTTTTGGATGGACCGTCAAACAGCGCCAAACAGACGACAGGAAATATACAGTTCCTTGCGGAGACGGATTTCATACAGGCGAAAAAATTACTTCAGCAGAATATAGATGAGCTACGTCGTGATACGGATAAAACCATTGCGTTCTTGACCTCTCAGTTAAAGAACAAATTCGTACTTTTAGAGACAAAATTGTCTAATGttgaaaaacaaaatgcaacaaaCAATGACTGCGTATCTATGGAGAAATATCTTGCTCTAGAGCAAAAATTAACCAGCGTTCAGaaagaaaatgaacaaatgaaaCAAGGAAATAAAGCAGTAAAAAATGAACTGTTATCTTTGAAGAACAAATCTTCCACACAAGAAATGAAAATTGAAGAGCTCCAAAAGCTAGGAACTATTAAACCGTTACAGGAAATTAATGCTTTACAGCAAAGTGTTCATCTCAATACTGATAAAATACATTCCCTTTCTATGAACGAGCAGGCCCGCAGTCAGGATTTCCTGGCTCTATATAATATAACTACTGCGACCGGAAGAAAGCTAACCGAAATGAAAACCAGTACGAATAATCTTATTCTCCATTTGGAAAATAACCAAACGATGACTATGAACAATTTGAGGCAAACTTTAGATAACCAGTTGACAAGTTTCCAGACCAGTTACAATGCCACCATTTATGATTTGCATACCAAAGAAATTTCGATGCAAAAACAAATTACTGAAAATAACGAAAgag tgGCCTTGTATGCTTTGGCTTCAGGTAAAAGTGGAAACGTTATTCAGTTCAATAACGTACAATTAAGTGTAGGAATAAAAAACACATCTGCGTTTAAAAGCACTGGAAAATTTGTTTGCGAGAAAGAAGGTCTATACTTAGTGGCTGCTTCTGTTGCATCTAGTGAGTATAGTCACTTCTGTATCAATCGGGGAAACACACATGTTGTTTCATGTACAGAAATTGGACAACATTCTGGAAGTGCCTGGCATAGTGGAACATCAGTGACAATTTTGCACTTACATGTGAATGATAATATTAGCATTGCAACAAGTAATACTATAGAAGCCGGCTATTGGACTCAATTTactctaataaaaataaaatag
- the LOC139525921 gene encoding adiponectin-like, protein MTVLIRFKCMLVFLSGMLLFSSATSHIPDTKEKENSRIDKIEELLTNQNERIRTLENIVTSQKNEIQNLRDEVSDLKSNDRIHERKLLRLVDILAKSTPKIADVVTSASMNDSKMSKILKKDIAVEKDTKRLLEGGIPTTPVPTIMPTTTAFYAYMSQHEPSPSAHHTLIFDTVVTNENNGYHPFSGIFMVPVNGIYVFTFSIRVDCHSNGPYEIVKNADVVGVVNSDLQQVCIQDHLTGTVVITAKKGDDVFVRTHTGTRHGMIVSDVHGRSSFAGWMISS, encoded by the exons ATGACCGTTCTGATTCGTTTTAAATGTATGTTAGTGTTCCTGTCGGGGATGCTTTTGTTTTCTAGCGCAACATCACACATACCAGACACCAAAGAAAAGGAGAATTCTAGAATTGATAAAATTGAGGAATTGCTGACAAATCAAAATGAACGAATTCGGACTTTGGAGAATATTGTAACTAGTcagaaaaatgaaatacaaaatttgCGAGATGAAGTGTCAGATCTAAAAAGCAATGATCGAATTCATGAGCGAAAACTATTACGTCTTGTTGACATTTTGGCAAAATCTACCCCTAAAATAGCGGATGTTGTTACCAGTGCGTCTATGAATGATTCCAAAATGTCGAAAATACTAAAGAAAGATATAGCAGTCGAAAAAG ACACCAAACGACTGCTAGAAGGTGGCATACCAACCACACCAGTTCCTACAATAATGCCTACTACGACAGCGTTTTATGCCTACATGAGTCAACATGAACCATCCCCTAGCGCTCATCATACTCTCATATTCGACACAGTAGTAACAAATGAAAACAATGGTTACCATCCTTTTTCGGGAATATTTATGGTTCCAGTAAACGGAATATATGTATTCACTTTTAGTATTAGGGTGGATTGTCATAGTAACGGCCCgtatgaaattgttaaaaatgctGATGTAGTCGGAGTGGTCAATTCTGATCTACAGCAGGTGTGCATTCAAGATCATCTAACAGGAACTGTCGTTATAACTGCCAAAAAAGGAGACGATGTCTTTGTGAGAACGCATACAGGAACACGTCACGGAATGATTGTGAGTGATGTACATGGAAGATCATCCTTCGCTGGATGGATGATTTCATCTTAA